AACGAAACGGTTGCGCACCGGCGCCCGTTGCCTCCGCGCTAGGCGCGTTCCTCGACGAGACGCCCCTCGCGCATCCGCAGCGCCCGGCCCATCGAGCGCGTGAGCGCTTCGTTATGCGTCGCGATCACCAGCGTGACCCCGAGCTGGCGGTTGAGCAGATGGAAGTGCTGATGCACCTCGTCGGCGGTGTGAGGATCGAGATTGCCGGTCGGCTCGTC
The sequence above is drawn from the Candidatus Binataceae bacterium genome and encodes:
- a CDS encoding ABC transporter, translating into DEPTGNLDPHTADEVHQHFHLLNRQLGVTLVIATHNEALTRSMGRALRMREGRLVEERA